A segment of the Nostoc sp. TCL26-01 genome:
AAACCGGCAACGGTAGAAACTGGTGCAATTGTGATGGTTCCTTTGTTTATCTCTCAAGGGGAACGAATCAAAATTGATACTCGTGAAGATAAATACTTAGGCAGGGAATAGATTTTATCTCTTTTGAGAACAAATCCCGATTTCAATCCCTCACTAGGGATTAAATCCCTGCCAGATATTAATTCAAAATTCAAAATTCAACATTAAGAAAGTCAGATTTTACTTGAGTTTCTGGGTTTGTTGCTTGATTTTGAAGAAGTAGTCTTAGATATTCTTATTTACGGACAGGTTGAGGTAATAAAAACTGTGCCATTGGACTTTAATGAAATCCGTCAACTGCTGGCAACGATCGCACAAACAGATATTGCAGAAGTAACGCTCAAAAGTGATGACTTTGAACTCACAGTCCGTAAAGCTGTCAGTGCAAGCAATTATATTGTGCCAAATAGTCAAGCACCATTGAGCAGTGTGGTTGCTTCGGGATTGCCATCAGTTACTCAGGCTACCCCAACTCCACCAGTATCGGAGGTGGGGACAAGCCGTATTTCTGAGCAGGTGGTGGCTAGTTCTGGTACACAGTCTGGAGCTAAAATAATCGACCAGAAATGGGTGGAAGTACCTTCACCGATGGTAGGGACATTTTATCGCGCTCCGGCTCCGGGTGAAGCGCCATTTGTGGAAGTAGGCGATCGCGTCCGTCAAGGTCAAACTGTCTGTATCATCGAAGCTATGAAGCTGATGAATGAAATTGAGGTTGAGGTATCGGGAAAAGTTATGG
Coding sequences within it:
- the accB gene encoding acetyl-CoA carboxylase biotin carboxyl carrier protein produces the protein MPLDFNEIRQLLATIAQTDIAEVTLKSDDFELTVRKAVSASNYIVPNSQAPLSSVVASGLPSVTQATPTPPVSEVGTSRISEQVVASSGTQSGAKIIDQKWVEVPSPMVGTFYRAPAPGEAPFVEVGDRVRQGQTVCIIEAMKLMNEIEVEVSGKVMELLVQNGEPVEYGQPLMRINPD